The DNA sequence AAATAGCCACAGATTAAAGGATTAAATAATCTGTGCAAATCTTTTTAATCAGTGGCAAAAAAATAATTCGTGGCAAAATAATCCCAACCAACTTATTTATCAAAGCCCTAAACATATTTTCCTGAAATCTGTGGCATTTTTTTTAATCTGTTTAAGATCCGATTTTTATCTTTATAAAAAATTAAGTTTTGACCATTAAAAAAGGAATTCGTTTTATTACATTAAAATCGGTCGGATCCTACATTAACTTCCTGAGTTATGTTCGCCCGAAAAAAGCAGTCGCACTTTCTTACGCCCTATTCAGCCAGCCACGAGTGGGTCGATTAGACAAGAACAAACTCCCTAAAGTATTACAAAACACAGAAAAAGAGACGTTTCATCACAATGAACATCATTTCCAGACGTATGTCTGGAAGGGTAACGAAACGAAAATCTTACTCGTTCACGGTTGGGAAAGTAATGCTTCACGCTGGAAAAAAACATTACCTCATCTTCAGAAATCCGGAAGTACCATTATTGCGATCGATGCTCCCGCTCACGGACAAAGTAGCGGTAAAGAGTTTAATATTCCGCTTTATGCCGAATTCATTAACAAAGCGGTTGAAAAATATCAGCCTACCCTAATTATAGGTCATTCTATTGGAGGCGCTGCCTGCGTTTATCATCAATATTTGTTTCCCGATACGAGTATCAATAAAATGGTGATTCTGGGAGCACCATCAGACTTAAAAGTTTTGATAGACAATTATATTTCGATGTTAAGTCTGAATACTAAAATATTTTCTCTTTTAGAAAGCCGTTTTATTGATCGGTTTAATTTTAAAATGGAAGATTTTTCAGGACAGAAATTTGCTTCACAATTCAACATTCCCGGATTAATCGCGCACGACACCGCAGATAAAGTAGTTGCTTTTGAAGAAGGAAAAAAAATCGCAAGCAACTGGAAAAACAGCCAGTTTATTGAGACCAAAGGCTTAGGTCACGGCATGCATGATGATGAATTGTATCAGAAAGTGATTGCGTTTTTGTTTTCTGAGTAAAGGCTAAATAGGTACAGAGCTACAAAGGCAGCTCACTGAGACTAAAATCTTTCTCCCCCATTATACATTTCACTTTTTACTCTTTACATTTCACACTCAAACAACAATTTTAAAATACCTAAAAAGTTCTTTTTCTCCTTTTCCGGTAATTTGTATGGCTCTTGAATCCTTTGTTCTTCTTAACCAGTCATCGGCAATCATTTTATTCAGTAAGGACGCACCGAGTGAACCGGCAATATGATTTTTTCTTTCACTCCAGTCTAAACAGGGCTTCAGGAATAATCGCCTTTGTTTTTTTATCTCTTCGATATTAATTCCAAAATCAGAAAACCACTTTATCCCTTTTAAAGTCACTTCCAGTTTAGTCTCAGAATCCAAAAGAATACTTTGTTCTACTAAGCTTTCGGCAACTGCAACCCCTATTTTTCCAGCTAAGTGGTCGTAACAAGTCCTGCAATGTTTGATGGGTGAATGTTTTTCGGAATTCTTCTTTTGCAGCATTACCGGCGGAATCAAACTTGCCATTGCTTCAATCGCATAAGCAACTTCTTTATTGGAGAATCTATAATATTTATGACGCCCTTGTTTTTCGACACAGAGTAAGCCCGCATCTAAGAGTTTAGCCAGATGCATGCTTATATTTTGTGGCGACGTATTAGCCGCAATAGCCAGCTCTGTTGCCGTAAATGCTTTACCATCGAGCAAGGCCCACATAATGACTGCTCTGGTTGGATCTCCAAGTAACGAAGCAACCTTTATAAATTGATCTTCCATTTTATGTAATCATAGTTAAATATACACTGAAGTATTGCCTTGTAAAGTTAAATAACTTTGTCAAAAACAAATACAACATGTCAGCTATATTTCTACAATCCGAAGTCGAAAATCCGTATTCTTTTTATCAAAAAATGACAAAAGAGCAGCCTGTTTATTGGGATGAAACAAATAAAATCTGGGCCATTTATTCTTATGCAGCCTGCGTTGAACTATTAAACAATACGGCTGCAACTATTCCGGTCTTAACTGCAAACAACGAACTCAATAGATCTGCAACCACAATCATTGAGAACCTGGCGCGATTATCAAACGGTATTCAACACGAAATAGCAAAAGAAACTGCCCAAATCCTTTTTTCCTACCTGAAAACAGTAGGGATCCATACAATTTTAGAAGAACTGTTACCCGAAAGATTGCTTCAAAACCAAATAAACTGGGTTGATTTGGTTTGCAAAAAGTTACCTGTCTTAACGGTTTTAAAAAGTTTTGATTTCAATAAAAAAGATTCCGACTTCATCTGTAAAAAAATAGCGCAGCTTGTAAAAATAATGCAACCCCATAAAACAGCTGAAGCTATCGAAGAAATCAACAAAGTTGCGGAAGAAATCTATTCCATCACAGAAAGACATTTTGTAACGCTTCCGTTTTATGAAGCTTTGATTCGTAAAATTTCGGACTTGTACCCTATCTCCCAAACGGAAATCTTTTCGATCTGCGTAAGTAATCTAATCGGATTATTTATCCAAAGTTATGATGCAGGCAGCGGTCTTTTGAGTAATTCCTTACTACAACTACTTTCAAAAGAAAATTTTTCTAAAGACAAAGTTGATAAAATTTGTATTCAAAAAATGGTTGTGGAAACCTTACGATTTGACCCGCCCATTCACAACACCAGACGCATTGCTTCTAAAGACATTCAATTAAATAACAGCACCATTAAAAAAAATGATTCCCTATTGCTTGTTCTTGCCGCAGCAAACCGTGACCCCAATCACTTTGCAAATGCTATGAATTTTGATACCGAAAGAAATAATAATCACGACCATTTGACTTTTGGAACGGGCGGACATATGTGCCTCGCGAAACATTTCTCCGTTACTATTGCAACTGAAACTCTGTATTATTTGGTCGACAACTATAAAAACATTTCGATATCAGGAAATGAAATCGAATACGAACCTATGATCAACGCCCGACTGCCGAAAGCAATTTGGATTTCACTTTTATAATTTTAAAAACAACAACATGATAGCAGTAATTTTTGAAGTCATTCCCAACGAAGGGAAAAAAGAAGCATACCTTGACATTGCAGCAAAACTAAGACCCGAATTGGATACCATAGAAGGCTTTATCTCTATAGAACGATTTCAGAGTTTTAACGATCCCGAAAAAGTCCTGTCTTTGTCTTTCTGGAAAGACGAGGAAAGTATTTTACAATGGAGAAATCTTGAAATGCACAGATTTGCACAAACAAAAGGACGCGAAGAGATCTTCAAGGAGTATCATTTGCGAATTGCCA is a window from the Flavobacterium cupriresistens genome containing:
- a CDS encoding alpha/beta fold hydrolase; amino-acid sequence: MTIKKGIRFITLKSVGSYINFLSYVRPKKAVALSYALFSQPRVGRLDKNKLPKVLQNTEKETFHHNEHHFQTYVWKGNETKILLVHGWESNASRWKKTLPHLQKSGSTIIAIDAPAHGQSSGKEFNIPLYAEFINKAVEKYQPTLIIGHSIGGAACVYHQYLFPDTSINKMVILGAPSDLKVLIDNYISMLSLNTKIFSLLESRFIDRFNFKMEDFSGQKFASQFNIPGLIAHDTADKVVAFEEGKKIASNWKNSQFIETKGLGHGMHDDELYQKVIAFLFSE
- a CDS encoding ArsR/SmtB family transcription factor, with the protein product MEDQFIKVASLLGDPTRAVIMWALLDGKAFTATELAIAANTSPQNISMHLAKLLDAGLLCVEKQGRHKYYRFSNKEVAYAIEAMASLIPPVMLQKKNSEKHSPIKHCRTCYDHLAGKIGVAVAESLVEQSILLDSETKLEVTLKGIKWFSDFGINIEEIKKQRRLFLKPCLDWSERKNHIAGSLGASLLNKMIADDWLRRTKDSRAIQITGKGEKELFRYFKIVV
- a CDS encoding cytochrome P450; translation: MSAIFLQSEVENPYSFYQKMTKEQPVYWDETNKIWAIYSYAACVELLNNTAATIPVLTANNELNRSATTIIENLARLSNGIQHEIAKETAQILFSYLKTVGIHTILEELLPERLLQNQINWVDLVCKKLPVLTVLKSFDFNKKDSDFICKKIAQLVKIMQPHKTAEAIEEINKVAEEIYSITERHFVTLPFYEALIRKISDLYPISQTEIFSICVSNLIGLFIQSYDAGSGLLSNSLLQLLSKENFSKDKVDKICIQKMVVETLRFDPPIHNTRRIASKDIQLNNSTIKKNDSLLLVLAAANRDPNHFANAMNFDTERNNNHDHLTFGTGGHMCLAKHFSVTIATETLYYLVDNYKNISISGNEIEYEPMINARLPKAIWISLL
- a CDS encoding antibiotic biosynthesis monooxygenase family protein; the protein is MIAVIFEVIPNEGKKEAYLDIAAKLRPELDTIEGFISIERFQSFNDPEKVLSLSFWKDEESILQWRNLEMHRFAQTKGREEIFKEYHLRIANVNRDYGMFDRKEAPKDSFKFHNR